The following are encoded in a window of Falco biarmicus isolate bFalBia1 chromosome 8, bFalBia1.pri, whole genome shotgun sequence genomic DNA:
- the LOC130154236 gene encoding mitochondrial chaperone BCS1, with the protein MPFSDFVLALKDNPYFGAGFGLVGVGTALALARKGAQFGLVAFRRHYMITLEVPSKDKSYHWLLNWISHHAKHTQHLSVETSYLQHESGRVSTKFDFVPSPGNHFIWYRRKWIRIERNREKQMIDLHTGTPWESVTFTALGTNREIFFSILREARELALQQQEGRTIMYTAMGAEWRQFGFPRRRRPLSSVVLEEGVSEKLVQDVKEFIDNPKWYSERGIPYRRGYLLYGPPGCGKSSFITALAGELQYSICLLSLSDRSLSDDRLNHLLSVAPQQSIILLEDVDAAFISRDLAAENPAVYQGMGRLTFSGLLNALDGVASTEARIVFMTTNYVDRLDPALVRPGRVDLKQYVGHCSRWQLACMFQRFYPEQPLAAAERFAEQALAVSKQISAAQVQGHFMLYKTDPEGAISNIRSILL; encoded by the exons ATGCCCTTTTCTGACTTTGTCTTAGCACTGAAGGACAACCCGTACTTTGGGGCTGGGTTCGGCCTCGTTGGggtgggcacagccctggcatTAGCTCGGAAGGGGGCCCAGTTTGGGCTGGTGGCTTTCAGGCGTCATTATATGATTACCTTGGAGGTGCCCAGCAAGGATAAGAGCTACCACTGGCTGCTGAACTGGATCTCCCACCACGCCAAGCACACGCAGCACCTCAGTGTTGAGACATCATACCTGCAGCACGAAAGCGGGCGCGTCAGCACCAAGTTTGACTttgtccccagccctgggaacCATTTCATCTG GTATCGCAGGAAGTGGATTCGCATCGAGCGCAACCGGGAGAAGCAGATGATTGACCTGCACACAGGGACGCCATGGGAGTCTGTCACCTTCACTGCACTGGGCACCAACCGGGAGATCTTCTTCAGCATCCTCCGGGAAG CCCGGGAGCTggcgctgcagcagcaggaggggagaaCGATCATGTACACAGCCATGGGAGCCGAGTGGCGGCAGTTTGGCttcccccgccgccggcggccTCTCAGCTCTGTGGTGCTGGAGGAAGGTGTGTCGGAGAAGCTGGTCCAGGATGTGAAGGAGTTCATCGACAACCCCAAGTGGTACAGTGAGAGAG GGATCCCCTACCGAAGAGGCTACCTGCTGTATGGTCCTCCTGGCTGTGGGAAAAGCAGTTTCAT cacagctttgGCCGGGGAGCTGCAGTACAGTATCTGCCTGCTTAGCCTCAGTGACCGCAGCCTCTCTGATGACCGGCTCAATCATCTCCTGAGTGTGGCACCGCAGCAGAGCATCATCTTGCTGGAAGATGTGGATGCTGCCTTCATCAGCCGGGACCTCGCTGCTGAGA ACCCAGCTGTGTACCAAGGCATGGGGCGCCTGACCTTCAGCGGCCTCCTCAATGCGCTGGACGGTGTGGCATCCACAGAGGCCCGGATTGTCTTCATGACCACCAACTATGTGGACAG GCTGGACCCAGCCCTGGTGCGTCCCGGCCGTGTGGATCTCAAGCAGTACGTGGGCCATTGCTCCCGCTGGCAGCTTGCCTGCATGTTCCAGCGCTTCTACCCTGAGCAACCCCTGGCTGCAGCCGAGCGGTTTGCAGAGCAGGCACTGGCAGTCTCCAAACAGATCAGTGCTGCCCAGGTGCAGGGTCACTTCATGCTCTACAAGACAGACCCTGAAGGAGCCATTTCAAACATACGCTCCATCCTGCTGTGA